The Anastrepha ludens isolate Willacy chromosome 2, idAnaLude1.1, whole genome shotgun sequence DNA window gattctgccaATTCGCTCTGTTATTGAGCATaccttttaaatttgtttcaccaTGGACGAAAGCCAACCAGTTTATACTTACAAATTCGCTGATAGCCGGTTAATGGTCTGATATTCGCCACACCCTCTGAGTTCTCTTCACAATGGTAAGTGCTTCATTGCCAAAAGAACCAAATCAGTTGATTCCACGTCGTACACAGGAATAGGGTGTATCGCAGCCCATATTGATGTTGGCTATACCCTTATAAGGTAAAATTAGTTTAAGAACTGAAGGCCGGTGCTCATCTGAAGAGCCCAAGGTACTCTGAGTGGGCTTTGCCAAGGTTAAGTATGCCGCCACTCAGAACCcctatacacaattttttagtGCTTGCTGGGAATCATATTATTTTAAACCAATTACTCAACCTGAACCTTTGCGTTAGTAAAAGATCTTCTCACATTGCGTACAATCAAAGAGAACAAATAATAACATAACTTGAATAAATTCCATTCTCTTCACAGCTATTCACCGAAAATTTCAtccaaaaagaaaatatctcTTTAGCTACCAGATTATTGAATTCGCCTCAAGCAGTTAAAGAGTTACAGTGCATGTGCAGAGCGATGCTTCAGGAGAACACTTCGTTCGCTACGCGCAACATCAGCAACGGGGAGTTAGCAGCCATCGCCGTCACTCACCTaatggtacatacatacatatgcgggtTTTAATGGACATTTCATATCCAAATCTATCTACCTATTATCTCTTACAGTCTTCGCTACCAGAGAACGCAACACTAGGCGATGTAATGAATAGTATGCAATCACCGGAAATGAAATGTATCAGTGAATTTCTGCAAGCCGTCGAAACCAGCGCTGATGTCTATAAAGCGTTTCAAATCGACTGTGTCCTGGAGATTGTCTTCCTCTCAACCAGCGCCAATTACCTAAAACGTGGTCTGGCGAGCACTTTATCTGAGTACTCCATTAATTATGCGCGTCATTTACTACAGGGAACGGTGCCAGAGGTGGACCTACCAGCGCCGCAAGTGCGCGCACTTAAACCTCGGGCAGTCTGTTCGGTGTTCACATCACTTTACACGCAACGCATTGGTCGCAAGTTGAACTTTgagatcttaaaaaaattgtctttcacGGAATTTTCATTTCGGGGGCAGACATTTGCTGAACGCATAGATCCCATACATGAATTTGTAACATTTGAGGCATTGCGGTTATAAGTGAATGAGGAATGTGAAAGGGGAGTAGAGAGTGGTTGAAAATACATGCATAAGTTGATAAATGTATAGAATTGCTAAAACGTGGTTACAAATAATTTAGTTTCAGGGCTTCATGGgctcgaaaatatttttgccaggcaaacacgaaaaaaaattttttttgaacggTCGCACGTAGGGGTTGCTTTTTACATTTGTCGTTATATCCGAGGACGTTGTGAGTAATTCAGAGGCATTGAATacactaaacaaaattttatctcCTATTTTATTTCGGCCTTGGACTGCCCCATGGTTTAAAACCCCAACAATTATAACCCTACGTTTGTTGTACATAAGACCCGAATTGATGTAAATTTCACCAAAAATAAAACGCAAATGTATTCTGTATCGGAAATTTTACTGGGATAATTTTAACTTTCAGTTCCGAGCGAGATTTCAGACGTTTCAGGCGTTCTACTATCGGCTGACCTCTTCAACTTGCTCATGAAAAGGGGGGCACTGCGGAAAGGAGTTCATCGAAATGCCACTATATTCGCCAAAAGTGTCCATCTCCTTGAATATGTTGACATCGCAAGGCACTGCAAGCGAGATGTTACCGCAGCATTTTCCGCTGTCGAAAGAGGGCCAACTAGAGTGGGTCTGGCGAGTAACGAGGCCAAGATGAAGTATATGCTGTCCCCTAAAAAAGATGCACCCCGTTTTGGATCCAGCATTTCAGTGGACAACTATACCTTTGAAATTATCAAGGAATTTAAATATCTTGGCTCCGCCATTCCAACAACAAACGATGTCACCCTGGCGGTAAACCGACGATTCTCGCTTGCTAATAGATGCTACTATGGTTTCAGTAAGCAAATGTGTAGCAGAGACCTCTCTCGCCCGACAAAACTAGCAATCTACAAGACGCTAATCTTATCTATGCTCCTCTATGGCGCTAAAGCATGGGTTGTGTCGCAGACTGACGCAACCGTTCTTGGGGTACTCGAGAGCGAGATACTGCGGTAAATCTTCGGCCTTCTTAGTGTTGGCGATAACTACTTCCGCCGAATGAAGCAccagctgtatgagctctacgacgaCCTAATATTTAGCGCTTGCGCTGGCTGAGCCACGTCGAGCGTGTGGATGCAGAAGCTttagcaaagaaggtgttcagaTGGCAAGTTAGAGGTTAACGACGTAAGGGAACACCATGCCTCCGGTGGAAGGACCAAGTTGAAGGAACAAATTGGAGAAGGGCGCGCAACAGAGACGCATGGCGAGCCTTGTTGTAGGCGGTCTTAATCCGGTAATGGGTTGTGATCTTTGATCAGGACATATAAGTAAGTAAGcaagtaattttttctaaattgtgaAAGAGATTTACAATATCGAGCTCTGGAGCAACAaatgtattgggttggggaataagttcatagcgattttatattttttatttattttacaacgattcgTTTGCTATTTGGCAAAggataagtattcattcgattgCACTCTTTCTGCTcgacaaaactatgttaattttatttttgagttatttaattctttttagttttaaggcttagaaatggagtacgcaggaggcaaaaatcaacattttcgacaactgctcttctttgctttcttCGAGGGcgaaaagctgccgaagcaccCCGAGACATGtgtgacgtgtatggagaaggtgtcataggcgagtctacagcacgggaattgtttgcaaagttcaaaaatggcgactttgacgtcgatgacacataCCGCTCgcaaggccttctgaattcaatgaagaacgtctcaaatcacttttgaaggagaatggTCGCCAAAACtatcgtgaattggcggaaaaaatgaactgccaTCATAAAATGATTCACAATAACCTTCATgtaatgggatttaccgaaaaattgggagcttgTGTGCCCCGCGAGAGGTCGAGagatgggaagaggttgtaatcAACAATggagaatatataattgattaacttattgatataattattggtttttgttcaaataaatgtcttcggtaaaaacgctacgaacttattccccaacctaacaCATACCTGATGGGGCGCCAATGCAAAAGATATGATTTATGAGGTAAACaaaaacctagatcgtcacgTATTAAACAGaacatataatttaaatttgttccaATGCCTTGTTGTCCTCACTATACCAGCCTTTTTTGAGAGTAACGATCGTTTTTGCAAAAGTTAAAGCatcgcttttagaaaaatgccTTTTTCTTCATCTTTTCTTCCGCAATTATCGCTCGTTTCAGCAAATctgaatatttcatttgaaggtcattattttctttttctaattcCTCTACTCGTTTATTCAACTTAACCGCGTTGCGATGATAATAACGAGCAGACTGACCAAACTTGcattcaagaaaattttctcTCCCTACTAAAATTCCATTggcttacatatacacatagaaATCACAAATTTTGTACACTTATGAGAAATTAAATTGGCAAATCCactatgtaaacaaacaaatacaaaaaagcaCCTGCATCATCTAATgttaacaaaaatgtttacttatcGCTCTCTCCTTTTCGATTCTCTGCTGCCGCCATATTGTTTTCCATCTCTTACTGTTAAATTGTGATGAAcagttaacaaaaattattgaggTGTATTTGCCAAATAGGTTATGATCCTCTCCAAAATGAGGAGCGGGTCCGGTCtgaatatagaaaataaaattttacatatgCACTTTAGTGAAAATCTCATTGAAATTagctatttattttaaacttttttaatttttttttatatttttatttttttttaatttttttaaagcttaaataacaatagaattgttaaataaacaaaaagataacGCAGCGCTAGCAATGGAAGCTTTCAGGTGGTACTGAAAATATATTCAGGGTAATATAATAACgagattatttaaatattatattatatttgtatccCAGGACTGAGCGTGAAAATGTCGTAAAAACATCTTATTTCTCGTCTTCTCCACGGAACCTTAGTTCTTTTCTCTAgatgtattttactttttatttccactGTGGATAATGTGCAACTTTTAATCATGGCGTTGCAAACCTTGCTCAGCATTTGCATGTCCTTAAGGTACACAAAAAGGCAAATTTATACTCGTAACATCAAAAAGTGTCTGAAGTGCCTGGTTAGTTGAAGTTTAGGAGACGCCACCtactacttttcaatcaaacttttcTTACCTGTTGGAAATTATTCTGTTAAAGCTAATAGCACCAACCGAGATGAGAGCACGGTGATCTGTGTTgtccagaaaatattttaacatgcAAAAGTATCACTGAATTTCCGCTCATCATTGGCATGCCTCTCTCACACGGAGACTACCTGATGTACGGTAAGgcagaaaatttgaaataagaGCATAATTTCGCGCCTTTGAAAATCTTAATAAATTATTCTGTCTTGCTGAGTAAATTCATTTTAACCGCATTACTCTATACTACTCCCATAAATTCAGCGGCAGATGTTCAAATTCAGCTCCACTTTatgcttaaggggttacatgggtttcgtgggttcaaaaaatctatttgttttggcttattaatttctacaacatctcaagaatattatcttAAATTTTCAAGCCGATCCGAATATtaaagggcccgccatctatcgttacggatttgaactaggtattatttgaagaatggtaacacttagctgtcatctgatttgacaaaaaatttgttttattcttccgctgaacgaaaaaggttgtgtatacgctcaaagaacgctgggaaatattgcgacattactttgaaaatcatggtaatgttgcaggatgtgtacgaaaattacgtacggcaatgggaagaagaaaagcaccgaatgaagcgtatgtgtgttactttgcgaaaaaagtaagagaaactgggttgcttattgacaaaccaatgcgtgaccgaccaaaaaccgtgcgtacacccgaaaatattgctgctgtggccgagagtgttcatgaatcaccaggaacatcagttcaccgtcgttctcaacaattggacatttcggagacatcattgagacgaattttgcgacTTGGTATGACGCCAtatggcagccatatgaatgaagttgtgttccatcattaaccggaaggattgtacttcaaaagaaaaaaaaagagtttggaaaaatattgagtagtttcttttttatagcatttttagttCCGTAAAGTTATAAGGCGGACCCTGTAGTTtaggagatacagcctttggaaggtgtgcgctccaagccacttttgtttttaatttaaacgcgtttttctcggaaccgtgttttcaaagtcggttgtcgaatgttctcgaaaactactcaaccgatcttgatgaaattttacacaggtgttcgagatataatttactcgtgcttgaacgaagggttttttttttcaattacaactatttaaaaaaaaacaaaatgtcaagcaaatttaaccgaaattttcatttttttgcaaaaatgtatgccaaaattccaatttttacttttttttctttccttcgtttaagcacgagtttatggtcttaactaaagcacttatttttgttttttcatttttgatgatcctgtcagtagttatgctgacaacgcggacgcacctttttttcgaggggtcaccgggaattacgtcacaatggaggagttttaaattctttttttttttccacgtttcagaaattattctttaaatatgtatctacatatatgacAGAAAAGGgtttgatttaaataaatatttttttacataggaaatattgaaaataatccTTTTTTAACTCGTCGAAACCCATATAACCCCTAAAGACGATTTACAAGTACAGAGAGCTGTGGAAATCCTCTCACAACGCTGAGCCTTACATCTCTTGCAGTGCAGCTTCTTACACAGAATAACACTCATCTTTGTTAGTATGTAGGTAtgcctgtatatgtatgtaaactagCTTTCAATAACTAAATCAAATCtgttaatttctaattttttcacgCCCAATTGAACAACTTCTCCGTTGTatgtttcatgaaaaaaaaactcagaaGTGGATTTACcttatgtattttaaattttgaattgtttGAATTGTGAAAAAACTTGTTAACACTTAATCTCTTCTTTTGATTTAGTTTTTGTGTTCGCCGGCGAAATTTCCGCAAATTGCGTTCGGAATGACAAAAACGATTAAAGCAATAACGTTTCACCACAGTACACTTGCATTAAATActattacgtacatatgtatgcgcacaCAGTCACTCAATACACTGATCGAATGttagtgaaaagaaaataataatactcGTACAAACTTTCTAATTTCTGATCATTGTAACAAAACAGCTAAAggattttttagtgtgaaatttcACCTTGAcaagaaattggtgaaaaaattcgagctgttgggaaaAGTTAGTGacgtgaagaataaaacccgtgcacgtcgctcaagaacagtcgaaaatattgctgttgtagccgaaagagtTGAAGAAAACTCAGgcttgtccattcctcgtcgttctttggaattaggcattccacaagcgtcattacaccgtattttgcctAAAGAGTTGGGTCTTAAGGcgtataaagtccagttaacataaaaactcaagccggccgatcaacaacaacgtcgtgtctttgctgattgggtcgttgaaatgcatgaaaattatccggaattccaatgaaaaatcatcttgagtgatgaggcccattttcacctcagtggcaagcaaaattgtcggatctgggactcagaaaatccaagagttattgtgtAGATGTTTAGCTTCGCcttctgtgtagatgtttagcTTCGATTGGTAAACGGTAAACCGTTGTAGGTACATTTGAATATAAATGTCTACAAAATTTAGTCAAATAGAACTTGCGTTACAATTTTTACTAAGTACATAAATTCTTTCGTAGACGCTGATTGGATTAACAAAGTGGACCGAGATCTTTGGTATCAAAACGATATTTTGTTGCCACTTCAGAGTTGATTTTGTCCCAgccattaaaattttacatcaACCTAACTCTATAATTAACTGTGAGACAAAAGCATGTGGTATTTCATAGTTTGTATGTCCGATTCTGATCTTTGAAACTTCGTGCTAGCTTTTGGTGTTatcattgtatatatatttttatattcaacttTTGAAATGCATGCCTTCGGTTCACTTTTACTAAGTATTTCTTCCAACTTGTTCAAATTTCGTATCCATTGTTGGTGATATTTCAAAACTACGCTTCGCTACCAAGGGTCTCAAGGTGTCAGAAGTGTTCTAAAAGTTGATATATGAAAACTACTGTAATcaattgaatacttttttcttcgaaCCACTCTTGGGTGGTTGGGCTTAAGTGATATGCTTTGGGTCTTTTCTTTAAAGTAGTTATCTCAATGGAAAGGTCCCAGCTATAGAACTACATACCAAAAACCCTTTCAGagattccaatttttttgtaatcaattttttattgcgttctgttttaaattcatttttgataaataataatatagactattacactgccctgcaaatttcaatttttctgatgcgaataagatgtgatctagtgttcccgaagggaattttcgcgctgagcacgaatccgagttcaaaaattttccatcacgtcaggttttcaaaaaaaaagggggttgaagcccctaaaaatagcgtatttggccatttttcaaaaattgtggagcagaaccctgccgtgctacgatcttcgttattgtcagtaattgaaggttgaactttgctctttgaaataagcccaaacccaaattgttcgcatgcacccttagagtagggggtgtacttatgtctacgggggtagggaaaaaaatgaacataggaaaatttgaatttgattttttttatttctttttaaatggaatgtttgacttcagatttgtaatcagcgacactaaataccttaggaacactgcacttttcattatatcttatcttgggtgtagataagttcctatgttcatttttttcaaagttcagAGCCATATGTCCATATCAGTTTCAAGATAGCTGACTAAAGTGAGAGCATTCGTTCGAGTGAAACATGAGAATTTCGATGTAGTAACCAATATAGACTCCTGAGTTTTATTCCTAGAGCCTTCCGTTTGGTGAATATAATGGTTTTCCATGTAAGTTTGCCCTCAAAATGCATGCCGAGGTATTTGTGGCATTAGTTTGAGggattatattattgagcttaaCTGGGGAAGTTTTTCGATTTAGCGTAAAAGTGACTTGGGAAGATTTGGTCTCGTTTTGGCTTAATGCGCCGGCACCTATTCAACCAATGAGTTATTTTATCAAGTCCTTTAAAGCCATATAAATGGAATGGAAAGTATgcggattttttctaatttttgtatacaattaGGGATTGAgatttacatgttttttttagttaatgtgctatacttttatataaaaataatgaagataaaaataaaagaattagaaTAGTTAAAcctggtaaaaaataatttgttttattgttttgccGCGTggtgcacattttttttcttcttttccccCTCAATGGTACTACTAAACATGAATTCAGAGCTCCAGACTAAGTAAGCCTTATTattgttaaagaatgcaggaggtcgctctcgcttatccaacaacacagcATCACACTTTCTTGAGTtcccggccactctggagtggacggaaatgaaagagcggatgagtgtgcaggGAAAATCTCTGAGCTTGATCTttagcgagtggtagaggacatcCTCTAAACGAGTTATACACTGTAATTGACCTGAGCGTAAttgcggaaaccaatagaaggtggtctctgactcCTAACTGTCGAGCCTCCAAAGCGCTGTGGTGAAATCTGAATCATAAAAgggcaaaatgtctgcttggcaccctagccagtagaatgggtgcacctcacaatgactgcaggagctgtggagatgaagaagaaattgagtcggtccAACACCtcttctgtgaatgtcctgcacttcaaagaaaccgtgctaaatatcttggcgattatttctttgaggtcttgggaaatttgcaaaatgtctcactggatggacaagttaccttcttaaaaagatctaaattgtttaagcaacttagttaggggaacGAAATCAAATGCAAGGCCACCGGTCGTCTTGCCTTAGACAAACAACCTAACTCACCTtacctaacctagcctaaccttGCTTCGCAATGCACATATCTTGCCATCCAAACCTCGCCGTTTTGCGTCGTATTCACTGCTGCCCATAAGAACCTAGTTTGCTTATCTTCACCTCATCCAACCATATAATTGACTTCCAATCCTAAGTAAGTTCATTTTAATCGGTGTTTCTTCAAGAGAAGGTTTCAACTGTGGCTCAACTTGAATCGTGCAAAACTCAACAGTCG harbors:
- the LOC128871633 gene encoding uncharacterized protein LOC128871633, whose protein sequence is MSEQLSNIICKGELEIVKITENLYDEAVKLFTENFIQKENISLATRLLNSPQAVKELQCMCRAMLQENTSFATRNISNGELAAIAVTHLMSSLPENATLGDVMNSMQSPEMKCISEFLQAVETSADVYKAFQIDCVLEIVFLSTSANYLKRGLASTLSEYSINYARHLLQGTVPEVDLPAPQVRALKPRAVCSVFTSLYTQRIGRKLNFEILKKLSFTEFSFRGQTFAERIDPIHEFVTFEALRL